In Apium graveolens cultivar Ventura chromosome 10, ASM990537v1, whole genome shotgun sequence, the following are encoded in one genomic region:
- the LOC141689508 gene encoding protein ADP-ribosyltransferase PARP3, whose protein sequence is MKVHETRSSAAGGEDQKMTRRKHKTDTTSHDTAEKHSDKKAKSDNGNENKRNGKLEREAIAAEFEKFCKEISDHLSIEQMRKTLEANGRGWTGSDDAVVPRCLDMVYYGPLDQCPICGGDLECGRTKYYCTGAYSEWSTCTFNTREPSRKEEELVLPDSIKESPAYNLLKEHKDPKSRNKSIAFGAPEKPFTGMTISLSGRLSQTQQRWKRDIEEHGGKVANSVLGVNCLIVAPTDRERGGSSKMAEAVENGIPVVTEAWLIDSIKKQEALPLDAYDVASDLAVEGRGIPWSKQDPENEALESMSAELKIYGKRGVYKDSKLEEAGGKIFQKDGILYNCLFSLSDKGRELNEFCVMQLITVPEKHLHLYYKKGNVGDDARAEEQLVEWENVEDAIADFKRLFEELTGNEFEPWEREKKFQKKLRKFFPVDMADGYDVRYGGLGLRQLGVAAAHCKLDPVVANFMKVLCSQEIYRYALMEMGMDAPDLPMGMLSDVHLQICEETLLEFVEKIKAMKVEGQKAMAVWSDFSQRWFTLLHSTRPFIFNSFQDMADHAASAFETVRDIVTASHLVGNMRGSTLDDPLTECYKKLGCAILPVESDSADYKMIVNYLEKTYEPVKVGDISYSASVENIFAVEVSAGPSLQEIKKLPNKVLLWCGTRSSNLMRHLNKGFLPAVCQLPVPGYMFGKAIVCSDAAAEAARYGFTAVDRPEGVLVLAVASLGEKVVEVTTPPEETKSYGEKKLGVLGLGRKKTEESEHLMWEGDVKVPCGRLVPSEHKDSVLEYNEYAVYDPQQVSIRFLVKVKFEEQDMVYEEASPQ, encoded by the exons ATGAAG GTACACGAGACAAGATCTAGTGCCGCGGGTGGTGAAGACCAAAAGATGACAAGAAGAAAGCACAAGACAGATACCACTTCCCATGATACTGCTGAAAAACATTCCGATAAGAAGGCGAAATCTGATAATGGAAATGAAAATAAGAGGAATGGAAAACTAGAACGAGAGGCTATTGCTGCAGAGTTTGAAAAGTTCTGTAAAGAAATTAGTGATCATCTTTCTATTGAACAAATGCGTAAAACCTTAGAAGCCAATGGAAGGGGATGGACTGGTTCCGATGATGCTGTTGTCCCAAGATG CTTGGATATGGTGTATTATGGGCCACTTGATCAGTGTCCAATTTGTGGTGGTGATCTTGAGTGTGGGCGTACCAAGTACTACTGCACTGGGGCTTACAGCGAGTGGTCGACGTGTACTTTTAATACGCGAGAACCTTCAAGGAAAGAAGAAGAATTGGTGTTACCAGATTCTATTAAAGAATCCCCAGCTTACAAT TTGCTTAAGGAACATAAAGACCCAAAGAGCCGGAACAAGAGCATAGCATTTGGTGCTCCGGAAAAACCGTTTACAGGGATGACAATATCTTTATCCGGCCGACTTTCCCAAACACAG CAACGTTGGAAGAGGGATATTGAAGAGCATGGAGGGAAGGTGGCCAATTCTGTACTAG GTGTCAACTGTCTTATTGTTGCCCCTACTGATCGCGAACGAGGAGGATCATCCAAAATGGCTGAAGCTGT GGAAAATGGTATACCTGTGGTTACGGAAGCTTGGTTAATTGATAGTATCAAGAAACAAGAAGCACTTCCTTTGGATGCGTACGACGTTGCCAGTGATCTTGCAGTTGAGGGGAGAGGAATCCCCTGGAGTAAACAAGATCCTGAAAATGAAGCTCTTGAATCCATGTCTGCAGAG TTAAAAATATATGGGAAGAGAGGAGTGTACAAAGATAGCAAGTTGGAAGAGGCTGGTGGAAAGATCTTTCAGAAGGATGGGATATTGTACAACTGTCTCTTTTCGCTTTCCGACAAAGGCAGAGAGTTAAACGA GTTCTGTGTTATGCAACTGATCACAGTTCCAGAAAAGCATTTGCACTTGTATTACAAGAAAGGAAATGTTGGTGATGACGCCAGGGCAGAGGAGCAACTTGTAGAATGGGAAAATGTTGAAGATGCTATTGCGGATTTTAAGAGGCTGTTTGAGGAACTGACTGGTAACGAATTTGAGCCATGGGAGAGAGAAAAGAAGTTCCAAAAGAAGCTTCGGAAGTTTTTCCCGGTTGACATG GCTGATGGGTATGATGTTAGATATGGTGGTCTTGGGCTTCGTCAGCTTGGAGTAGCAGCTGCTCACTGCAAACTTGATCCAGTGGTCGCAAACTTTATGAAAGTATTATGCAGTCAGGAGATATACAG GTATGCTCTAATGGAGATGGGAATGGATGCCCCTGATCTTCCAATGGGAATGCTTTCAGATGTTCACCTGCAGATAT GTGAAGAAACCCTTCTTGAATTTGTAGAAAAGATAAAAGCTATGAAGGTGGAAGGGCAGAAAGCTATGGCTGTGTGGTCTGACTTTAGCCAGAGATGGTTTACCCTTCTGCACTCCACTAGACCGTTCATTTTCAACAGCTTCCAAGATATGGCAGACCAT GCTGCATCTGCTTTCGAGACTGTTAGAGACATTGTTACAGCTTCACACCTTGTAGGAAACATGAGAGGTTCTACCCTTGATGATCCACTTACCGAGTGTTATAAGAAGTTGGGTTGTGCAATACTTCCCGTGGAGAGTGATTCAGCTGACTACAAGATGATAGTGAATTATCTGGAAAAGACTTATGAACCTGTTAAAGTTGGAGACATC AGTTACTCTGCATCAGTTGAGAACATATTTGCAGTTGAAGTGAGTGCTGGCCCATCTCTGCAAGAGATCAAGAAGCTGCCAAACAAAGTTCTTCTTTGGTGTG GTACACGGAGCTCAAATCTGATGCGTCATTTGAACAAAGGTTTTTTGCCAGCCGTTTGCCAGCTTCCAGTTCCTGGATACATG TTTGGGAAAGCAATTGTATGCTCTGATGCTGCAGCTGAAGCTGCAAGATATGGTTTTACTGCCGTGGATAGGCCAGAGGGTGTCTTGGTTCTGGCAGTTGCTTCGTTGGGAGAGAAGGTTGTAGAAGTCACAACTCCACCGGAG GAGACCAAATCTTACGGGGAGAAAAAGCTTGGAGTGCTGGGGCTGGGAAGGAAGAAAACAGAAGAATCAGAACACTTGATGTGGGAGGGTGATGTGAAGGTGCCTTGTGGTCGCTTGGTCCCATCAGAACACAAAGATAGTGTCCTTGAGTACAATGAGTACGCTGTTTATGATCCTCAACAG GTTAGTATAAGGTTTCTGGTGAAGGTGAAGTTTGAGGAGCAAGACATGGTGTACGAGGAGGCGTCTCCGCAGTGA